Within Corallococcus exiguus, the genomic segment GCGCCCGCGAAGAAGGGGGCGAAGTGATGGGCGCGCTCGCGTCGTGGGTGGTGCTGGCGGCGGTGATGGGACAGAGCTCCGCGCCGTACGTGCGCAGCCGCGTGTCCCCCGGGGATGAGAACACGCAGTGCCTGTACTGGACGCAGACTCGCGTCACCTATCAGCAGAGCACCGTGGGCAACCCGAAGGCGACGAACCACACGGAGTTCGACGCCATCACCCGCTCGTTCCAGAGCTGGCAGGACATCTTCGCCAGCTGCGGCAACCTGACGCTGGCGGAGGGCGCGCGCGTGAACTCCCGGACGGTGGGCTACAACCGCTCCGGCGACAACATCAACCTCATCCTCTTCCGGGGCCGCGCCTGTCGCGAGGTCGTGGACGCCAACGACGCCTGCTTCACCCAGGACACGTGCGCGAACACGTACGACTGCTGGGATGACAGCGACGGCACCATCGCCATCACGCTCACCACGTACGACGAGCGCACGGGCATCGTCTACGACTCGGACATCTCCTTCAACTCCGCGCGCTTCAACTTCACCACCGGCAACGCCGGGCCGTGCGGCATCGTGGCCAC encodes:
- a CDS encoding myxosortase-dependent metalloprotease, MXAN_2677/MXAN_2678 family, which codes for MGALASWVVLAAVMGQSSAPYVRSRVSPGDENTQCLYWTQTRVTYQQSTVGNPKATNHTEFDAITRSFQSWQDIFASCGNLTLAEGARVNSRTVGYNRSGDNINLILFRGRACREVVDANDACFTQDTCANTYDCWDDSDGTIAITLTTYDERTGIVYDSDISFNSARFNFTTGNAGPCGIVATPDCVDTDVQNTATHEVGHFVGLDHTLATGSTMNPSAPPGETSKRNIDPGSRSFVCAAYPKGSASQPCFPVTNSNGNGSGDGGGDGDGCTAAAGGLAVLPLLAAASLLARRRRGGR